From the Macaca nemestrina isolate mMacNem1 chromosome 7, mMacNem.hap1, whole genome shotgun sequence genome, the window tataaaaatataGGATTGGACAAGTTATTTCTAATATCTTAACATTTTATAAGTGTGGATGAGATTCCTTAGTTTTCTTCAAAAGATTAAATCACCTCAACATTTAAACTatgcaaaaaaattgaaatccatGATCTGATAATGCTTATTCCTACCTGTTAAAATCTTACttttataaagattattttatagTAGAGATCACATTCAACTACATTTCAATTGCACAGCTTTTTATATATCCTTATACTCACCCATGTCATACAAGGGTATAAGTTAGGAATGACTGGAAGCTTGAATTATCTCAAAATGCAGCTTGCTATCAGATTATTTCTAGAATTCCTATTAAAATATACTGCATGTATTATGATTTTCTTGAATAGCATTCCTGGTTTTGCTTAGCTCCTGAAGATACAAAATGACCTGAACTTTTCATTAACATTGTTTCATAAAAGCAAATCATTAAGAAACAAGAAACAGTTGAAATAATCCCTGAGAATCAAGTTATTCTGTATACAGTCTCAAACCGAATTCTTACCCGTGACCAGTCCTCTTACAAATGTACACTACCAGTCATGAGGGTGCTTGGAAAAAGgttaattcatccaacaaattAAGCATTTTTGTAGTTCCAGAGTTTGGGGACAGGGTGGCAGACTTCTAATACGTCCCTGCAGTGATCCCCGCCTTCTGATAGTCGCATGTTTTATAACCCTCTTTAAGTGTGGGCTAGACCTAGTAACTTGcttatgaagaagaaaatattggccaggcatggtggttcatgcctgtaatcccaagactttgggaggccgaggcaggaggatcacttgagcccaggagttcaagactagcctgggcaatatagtaagactccgtctcaatttaaaaaaataaagaaaatatggcaacaGTGATGGATGTCACTTCTGTGATTAGGTTATAAAAATTGTGATGTCCTTCTTGCTAGGACTCTCTGTTGCTGGCACTTTTTCTTGCCCTCTTGCTTGTTTGCTCTAAGTCACCTGCCATATTGTGAGATGCTCTATGGGTCCATTTGGCATGAGTCCAAGGGAGACCTCTGGCCAACAGCCTGAGAAGAAATGAAACATGTCTTATGAGTGACACAGAAAATGGATCCTTCCACATCAAGATTTCTGATGAGACTTCAGGCCCTGTCAACACACTGGTTCATAACCTTGTAAGAGACCCACCGCCTAGGCTGTTCCTGGATTCCTGACTCACTGCaatataataaatgtgtgttttgagtgggtatgttttaaaataatttgttatgcaacaatagGTAACTAATATAGGCATGTAGCAATGAATAAAAACACTGCAGTCAAAGAATCAATAGTTGAGTCATAAGATAGATCAAGGTATCAACAATCCAGTAATGGGTGAgacatgtaaataaatgtaataaagcaTTTTAGGGGCTCTGATAAAAGTATACATGTGTTTGAATGCCacatgcagggttttttttttaaaaaaagaaaaaaagtatacatGTGAGGGGTAAGGTACAGACATAAGAAAGGATTTGTATATAAAAAGGCTCAGGCACTGATGTTCTTTAAAAGGGAAGAATGTGAGTTATACACAAAAGTAAATATAATCGTCACTTTGGAAAACTAAAGGTAATCCCAATTATTTCCCACCCTTCAAGAAAACTGATGCAGCAATTATCTCTTCCTTCTACTGCATTGTCAAATATTCCGTCTCTACTGGATTATTCCTATCACACTAAATATAGaaccaaaaaatgttttaaagcccACTCTCTTAACTCTACACACCAAATGTGCATAGTTCCTCCTTTACAATAAAACTCAAAAGTGTTGTCTATACTCACTGTCTCCACATCTCCCATTTTCTCCTGAATCCATACCAACCAAGCTTTTCATCCCATCTGTCTACCAACTTGCCCTTATTTAAGGTCACCAATGTCTTCCACATTGCTAAACACAACCATCGATTCTCTGACTTCCTCTTATTTTACCTGTGAGCAGAGCTGACACAAACAATAATTCCGTCCTTGAAACACACGGCTCTCAAAATACCCAACTCTACTGGTTTTAATCTTATTAGGTTGGcgcaaaagtaactgcagttttggaccgtgaattttaaatcattacattataactaggctcaaactcatctttattaatcaaaataggtaACATTACAATCAACACacttttgccaatgagaaataagtttatttCTTCCTGTGGTGTAAAAATGCGTGCTCTGGGATTCAATAAACTCGtggaaagctttttctgcattctGGTTGTGGAAacattttccctgcaaaaagttgctgagatgcttgaagaagtggtagtcAGTTGGTGAGAAGGTGAATATGGTGGATGAGGCAAAACTTTGTAGCCCAATTCATTCAATATTTGAAGCGTTGGTTGTGTGACGCATTGTCATGGAGAAGGATTGGGACCTTTATGTTGATCAATGCTGGCTGCAGGCATTGCAGTTTTCCATGCATCTCATTTATTTactgagcatacttctcagatgtaatagTTTCGCTGGAActcagaaagctgtagtggatcagatCGGCAGCAGACCATCAAACAGTGACCATGAACTTTTTTGGTACacgtttggctttgggaagtacTCTGGAGCTTCTTCTCGGTCCAACCACCGAGCTGGCCATCACCGGTTGTCGTATAAAATCCACTTATCATCACATGTCACAATCTGATCgagaaatggttcattgttgttgCACAAAGTAAGAGAAGACAATACTTCAAAATGacgatttttttaattttcagtcagctcatgaggcacccacttatcaagcTTTTACACCCTTCTAATGTGCTTTGAATGCCGAATGACCGTAGGATGGTCGATGTTGAGTTCTTCAGCAACTTCTAGTGTTGctgtaagaggatcagcttcaATGATTGCTCTCAACTGGTCGTTGCCAACTTTCGATGGCCGGCCACTacactcctcatcttcaaggctcttgtctcctttgcaaaacttcttgaaccaccactgcactgtaccTTTGTTAGCAAttcctgggccaaatgcattGTTGACACTGCAAGCTGTCTCTGCTGCTttatgacccattttgaacttGAATAAGAAAACCACtcgaatttgctttttgtctaacatcatttccatagtctaaaacaaatataaaataaacagcaagta encodes:
- the LOC105487881 gene encoding LOW QUALITY PROTEIN: histone-lysine N-methyltransferase SETMAR (The sequence of the model RefSeq protein was modified relative to this genomic sequence to represent the inferred CDS: inserted 3 bases in 3 codons; substituted 5 bases at 5 genomic stop codons) — encoded protein: MKTMEMMLDKKQIRVVFLFKFKMGHKAAETACSVNNAFGPGIANKGTVQWWFKKFCKGDKSLEDEECSGRPSKVGNDQLRAIIEADPLTATLEVAEELNIDHPTVIRHSKHIRRVXKLDKWVPHELTENXKNRHFEVLSSLTLCNNNEPFLDQIVTCDDKWILYDNRXWPARWLDREEAPEYFPKPNVXPKKFMVTVXWSAADLIHYSFLSSSETITSEKYAQXINEMHGKLQCLQPALINIKVPILLHDNXVTQPTLQILNELGYKVLPHPPYSPSXPTDYHFFKHLSNFLQGKCFHNQNAEKAFHEFIESQSTHFYTTGRNKLISHWQKCVDCNVTYFD